From the Abyssisolibacter fermentans genome, the window TTGCAAGATAGTTCCATTTCTTATTTTTAAGTCTCAATAGTCCATTAGAATAATCTGTATCAGCTACCGCAATTCTTTCTACTATAACTTTGTTTGGAATACCCATAAATGTATTTTCTATATAATCTATATTTTCAGGTGTCCAATCACTTTCTATAATTTGATCTATAGATTTATATTCTCTTGTTTCAAAATCTTGATTAGTATCATCCTTTAAAATCAATGCTACTATCCCTTTTGCACTTCGCTCAATTAATGATGTTCCTTTTGTCTTAAAATTAATCTGTATATCTGGTAAACCCATTATATTTCCTCCTTCAACTGTAATTCTTTTATTTCTAATTCCTTCATTAGTTCATATTCTTCAGATGGTTTTAGATTATCTATTAAATCTAAATTAAAAGAATATCTTAGAATATTATCTTTTACAATGGTTCTTGCAGTACGAATATTAAATACTCTGTCTTCCACAGCTAAAACAGAATCAAATGTTTCATACAGTTTGTCTATCATATCTATGTTTTCATCATTTGTTCCATTTACAGAGTGAAATTTGATACTTATGTTTATATTCTTTCTTCGTTGATACCTGCTTTCCACATTCATATAAATTGGATTTAATTGTACCAATAAAGCTGGTTTATTTATATCAGTTCCTGGATCTTCTCCATAAATATTATGCTCTGGAAAACTTGTAGTAAGTTTGTATATTACAGCATTTTTTATTGCTATTAGCTTCAATTACACCACTCCCTTATAACTGTAATATTTGTATATCTTTTTTTGATGTCTTTAACCCTGATTATTCATATAACTTTGAATAATATGCTGTAAGTTTCTGAATTAAAGATTCCAGTGAATGCGAAGGCATACC encodes:
- a CDS encoding phage tail terminator family protein yields the protein MKLIAIKNAVIYKLTTSFPEHNIYGEDPGTDINKPALLVQLNPIYMNVESRYQRRKNINISIKFHSVNGTNDENIDMIDKLYETFDSVLAVEDRVFNIRTARTIVKDNILRYSFNLDLIDNLKPSEEYELMKELEIKELQLKEEI